Proteins found in one Pseudomonas sp. P8_241 genomic segment:
- the ctaD gene encoding cytochrome c oxidase subunit I produces MSAVIDDHGHADHAHGPAKGLMRWVLTTNHKDIGTLYLWFAFSMFLLGGSFAMVIRAELFQPGLQIVQPEFFNQMTTMHGLVMVFGAVMPAFVGLANWMIPLMIGAPDMALPRMNNFSFWLLPAAFILLVSTLFTPGGGPNFGWTFYAPLSTTYAPESVTFFIFAIHLMGISSIMGAINVIATILNLRAPGMTLMKMPLFVWTWLITAFLLIAVMPVLAGCVTMMLMDIHFGTSFFSAAGGGDPVLFQHVFWFFGHPEVYIMILPAFGAVSSIIPTFSRKPLFGYTSMVYATASIAFLSFIVWAHHMFVVGIPLVGELFFMYATLLIAVPTGVKVFNWASTMWQGSLTFETPMLFAVAFVILFSIGGFSGLMLAIAPADFQYQDTYFVVAHFHYVLVPGAIFGIFASAYYWLPKWTGHMYDETLGKLHFWLSFIGMNMAFFPMHFVGLAGMPRRIPDYNLQFADFNMVSSIGAFMFGATQIFFLFIVIKTIRGGPPAPAKPWDGAEGLEWSIPSPAPYHTFTTPPEVK; encoded by the coding sequence ATGAGCGCCGTCATCGATGACCATGGTCATGCCGACCACGCCCACGGCCCCGCCAAAGGCCTGATGCGTTGGGTGCTGACCACCAACCACAAGGACATCGGTACGCTGTACCTGTGGTTTGCGTTCTCCATGTTCCTGCTGGGTGGGTCGTTCGCGATGGTGATTCGCGCCGAGCTGTTCCAGCCAGGGCTGCAAATCGTCCAGCCTGAATTCTTCAACCAGATGACCACCATGCACGGTCTGGTGATGGTCTTCGGTGCGGTGATGCCGGCCTTCGTCGGCCTCGCCAACTGGATGATCCCGCTGATGATCGGTGCGCCGGACATGGCGCTGCCGCGCATGAACAACTTCAGTTTCTGGCTATTGCCGGCGGCGTTCATCCTGCTGGTCTCGACCCTGTTCACCCCCGGTGGCGGACCGAACTTCGGCTGGACGTTCTACGCACCGTTGTCGACGACGTATGCGCCGGAAAGCGTGACCTTCTTCATCTTCGCCATCCACTTGATGGGGATCAGTTCGATCATGGGCGCGATCAACGTGATCGCCACCATCCTCAACTTGCGCGCCCCCGGCATGACGCTGATGAAAATGCCGCTGTTCGTCTGGACTTGGCTGATCACTGCGTTCTTGCTGATCGCGGTAATGCCGGTGCTGGCCGGGTGCGTGACGATGATGCTGATGGACATCCACTTCGGCACCAGCTTCTTCAGTGCCGCCGGTGGCGGTGATCCGGTGTTGTTCCAGCATGTGTTCTGGTTCTTCGGTCACCCGGAGGTGTACATCATGATTCTGCCGGCCTTCGGCGCCGTCAGCTCGATCATCCCGACCTTCTCGCGCAAACCGCTGTTCGGCTACACCTCGATGGTCTACGCCACCGCGAGCATCGCGTTCCTGTCGTTCATTGTCTGGGCGCACCATATGTTCGTGGTCGGCATACCGCTAGTGGGCGAACTGTTCTTCATGTACGCCACGCTGCTGATCGCGGTGCCCACGGGTGTGAAGGTGTTCAACTGGGCCAGCACCATGTGGCAAGGCTCGCTGACCTTCGAGACGCCGATGCTGTTTGCGGTGGCGTTCGTGATCCTGTTTTCCATCGGCGGGTTCTCCGGGTTGATGCTGGCCATCGCCCCGGCGGACTTCCAGTACCAGGACACCTACTTCGTGGTTGCGCACTTCCACTATGTATTGGTGCCGGGAGCGATCTTCGGGATTTTCGCCTCGGCCTACTACTGGTTGCCGAAGTGGACCGGCCACATGTACGACGAAACCCTCGGCAAGCTGCATTTCTGGCTGTCGTTCATCGGCATGAACATGGCTTTCTTCCCGATGCACTTTGTGGGGTTGGCGGGCATGCCTCGGCGGATTCCGGACTACAACCTGCAATTCGCCGATTTCAACATGGTGTCGTCGATCGGCGCATTCATGTTCGGTGCCACGCAGATCTTCTTCCTGTTCATCGTGATCAAGACCATTCGCGGCGGCCCGCCTGCACCGGCCAAACCATGGGATGGGGCTGAGGGCCTGGAGTGGAGCATCCCGTCACCAGCGCCGTATCACACCTTCACCACGCCGCCGGAAGTGAAATGA